The proteins below come from a single Gimesia alba genomic window:
- a CDS encoding linear amide C-N hydrolase: MKHLIHSFALMALISVSVFTPSSTSACTGITVKPKDGSVVFGRTLEFAENLHSNVIIIPRNRTNSGIAPGQKQGLQWTSQYAMVGMNAFNLPIVADGINERGLHVGIFYFPDYAKYQPVSDQEVSKTISPMEVPLYLLGTCATVDEVTKRIQQIKVGNVVMEQMGGVPPFHYIASDESGKSIVLEYVDGKLNIHQNPLGVFTNSPTFDWHMTNLGNYVNLLTNNVAEIKVQGQTIKGLGQGSGMLGLPGDFTPPSRFVRAVAFSASVFPVDTAREGVLQVFHVLNQFDIPKGAARGDENGKTTADYTEWTSVSDLKNRLYYFRTYDDSTIRMVNLNSLNLDGGAIQTISIQGEEQIIDVTGCAR; this comes from the coding sequence GTGAAACACCTCATCCATTCCTTTGCCCTCATGGCACTCATCTCGGTTTCTGTATTCACCCCATCCAGTACATCCGCCTGCACAGGAATCACCGTTAAACCAAAAGACGGCTCCGTCGTTTTCGGACGCACGCTCGAATTCGCCGAGAACCTGCACTCGAATGTCATCATCATTCCCCGCAACAGAACCAATAGCGGCATTGCCCCCGGTCAGAAACAGGGACTGCAATGGACCTCGCAATACGCCATGGTCGGCATGAACGCCTTCAATCTGCCCATCGTCGCAGACGGCATCAATGAACGCGGATTACACGTCGGCATTTTTTACTTTCCCGACTACGCCAAATACCAGCCTGTCAGCGATCAGGAAGTCAGCAAAACCATCAGCCCGATGGAAGTCCCCCTGTATCTGCTCGGCACCTGCGCGACCGTTGATGAAGTCACCAAACGAATTCAGCAGATCAAAGTCGGCAATGTCGTCATGGAACAGATGGGTGGTGTGCCCCCGTTTCACTACATCGCCAGTGATGAAAGTGGAAAATCGATTGTACTCGAATACGTCGATGGCAAATTGAATATTCACCAGAACCCGCTCGGCGTATTCACGAATTCACCGACCTTTGACTGGCACATGACCAACCTCGGCAACTACGTGAACCTGCTCACCAACAATGTTGCCGAAATCAAAGTCCAGGGACAGACGATTAAAGGACTCGGGCAGGGAAGCGGCATGCTGGGTCTCCCCGGCGACTTCACGCCTCCATCGCGATTCGTCCGTGCGGTTGCTTTTTCAGCAAGCGTATTTCCCGTTGATACAGCCCGGGAAGGTGTCCTGCAAGTCTTCCATGTTCTCAATCAGTTCGATATTCCAAAGGGAGCCGCCCGCGGAGATGAAAACGGCAAAACGACCGCCGACTACACCGAGTGGACCAGCGTCTCTGATCTCAAGAATCGACTTTATTACTTCCGCACTTATGACGACAGCACCATCCGCATGGTCAACTTGAACAGCCTCAATCTCGATGGCGGAGCGATTCAAACGATCTCAATTCAAGGGGAAGAGCAAATCATCGACGTCACCGGCTGTGCCCGATAG
- the tal gene encoding transaldolase, producing MTATKQLNELGQSLWLDNITRDLLENGTLQRYIDDLSVTGLTSNPTIFHQAIKNSQSYDSVIQEKFKNGQAGEQLFFEVALEDITQAADKFRPVWDRTDGVDGWVSLEVSPLLAYDTESTLAAAKDLHARAGRPNVLIKIPGTKEGLPAIEEATFAGIPVNVTLLFSSEHYVDAAEAFLRGVERRIEAGLNPAVGSVASLFISRWDRAVVDNVPETLHNQLGVAIGQRAYKAYLDLLNSPRWQRALNFGARPQRLLWASTGVKDPNASDTLYITSLASPFTVNTMPENTLNAFADHGEVGNALPACGGDSESKLGEFETAGVDVQALAAKLQKDGADSFVQSWNELMDVITTKSESLANVD from the coding sequence ATGACGGCAACAAAGCAACTTAACGAACTCGGCCAGAGCCTCTGGCTTGATAATATCACCCGCGACCTGCTCGAAAACGGCACATTACAGCGTTATATCGATGATCTTTCGGTAACTGGATTGACTTCGAATCCGACGATCTTTCATCAGGCAATCAAAAACAGTCAATCGTATGACAGTGTGATTCAGGAGAAGTTCAAAAACGGTCAGGCCGGCGAGCAACTCTTTTTCGAAGTCGCCCTCGAAGACATTACCCAGGCTGCCGATAAGTTCCGCCCCGTCTGGGATCGAACTGACGGCGTTGACGGCTGGGTTTCGCTGGAAGTCTCTCCGCTGCTGGCTTACGACACCGAAAGCACGCTGGCCGCGGCGAAAGATTTGCATGCCCGCGCGGGCCGTCCTAATGTATTGATCAAAATTCCCGGCACCAAAGAGGGCCTGCCTGCGATTGAAGAAGCGACCTTCGCCGGCATCCCCGTGAATGTCACCCTGCTCTTCTCCAGCGAGCATTACGTCGATGCTGCCGAAGCGTTCCTGCGTGGCGTCGAACGACGCATCGAAGCGGGTCTGAATCCGGCAGTCGGCTCCGTCGCGTCGCTGTTCATCAGCCGCTGGGACCGGGCCGTTGTCGACAACGTTCCCGAAACGTTGCACAATCAACTGGGGGTCGCCATTGGTCAACGGGCTTATAAAGCCTATCTGGATCTGTTGAATTCCCCCCGCTGGCAGCGTGCGTTGAACTTCGGTGCCCGTCCGCAGCGTCTGCTCTGGGCCAGTACGGGAGTGAAAGATCCGAACGCATCCGACACGCTTTATATTACCTCACTCGCCTCCCCCTTCACGGTCAACACCATGCCCGAGAATACCTTGAACGCCTTCGCCGATCATGGCGAAGTCGGCAATGCTCTGCCAGCCTGCGGCGGCGACAGTGAATCCAAGCTCGGTGAATTCGAAACAGCGGGCGTCGACGTACAAGCCCTCGCCGCCAAACTCCAGAAAGACGGTGCCGACTCCTTCGTCCAGTCCTGGAACGAACTGATGGACGTGATCACGACCAAAAGCGAATCCCTGGCGAACGTCGACTGA
- a CDS encoding GntR family transcriptional regulator yields the protein MKPAIIDLADRIQSDIQTRKLKPGDPYFTTSETARSFQVSGTTANRALQLLTQRRVLVRKQRAGTFIAEPESSGSTSTLQRVHLVVHQKFLEREGLLADGILIGLQRELPEAELQFNFLPHREEEVYVEEIVNRALKSSETEGFVLQRAQVGVQRILEESGLPTVVNGVLQPSITGLAQIDRDQRQIGSLLFQELRRQKCQRVLVVLRDQVTSGDHVMLDAVQREMSQAGFGLDQLMVRCLPADDRAIQVSALDVLESSTGKLGILCRSEPAARAIAAKLEEITLPKSKRPALVVADRFARDATPCSFPHIRAMISPVEYGQKIGSMLIRQVKGESAASLYERVEVKLVIP from the coding sequence ATGAAACCAGCCATCATTGATCTGGCCGACCGGATTCAGTCGGACATTCAGACTCGCAAATTAAAACCGGGCGATCCGTATTTCACAACGAGTGAGACCGCGCGTTCGTTTCAAGTGAGCGGCACGACGGCGAATCGGGCGTTGCAGTTACTCACACAGCGGCGGGTGCTGGTGCGGAAACAACGCGCGGGCACATTTATCGCCGAGCCGGAATCGAGCGGATCAACGTCGACGTTACAGCGCGTGCATCTGGTGGTGCATCAGAAATTTCTAGAGCGGGAAGGTTTGCTGGCGGATGGGATTCTGATTGGCCTGCAGAGGGAGTTGCCGGAAGCCGAGTTGCAATTCAATTTCCTGCCGCACCGGGAGGAAGAAGTGTATGTCGAAGAGATCGTCAATCGAGCATTGAAATCGAGCGAGACGGAAGGTTTTGTTCTGCAACGTGCTCAAGTGGGAGTGCAACGGATACTGGAAGAGAGCGGATTGCCGACGGTGGTAAATGGGGTGCTACAGCCATCGATTACCGGGTTGGCGCAGATTGACCGCGATCAACGGCAGATCGGCAGCCTGTTGTTTCAGGAATTACGTCGACAGAAATGCCAGCGGGTGCTGGTTGTGTTGCGGGATCAGGTGACGTCGGGGGATCATGTCATGTTAGATGCGGTGCAACGAGAGATGAGTCAGGCGGGCTTTGGTCTGGATCAATTGATGGTGCGGTGTCTGCCTGCCGATGACCGGGCGATTCAGGTTTCGGCGCTGGATGTTTTAGAAAGTTCAACAGGGAAACTGGGGATACTCTGTCGCTCCGAACCGGCAGCGCGGGCGATTGCCGCGAAGCTTGAGGAAATCACGTTACCGAAATCAAAACGCCCTGCTCTGGTTGTGGCGGATCGATTCGCCCGTGATGCGACCCCCTGCTCGTTTCCGCATATACGAGCGATGATATCACCTGTGGAATACGGACAGAAAATTGGCTCGATGCTGATTCGCCAGGTGAAAGGAGAATCAGCGGCGAGCCTGTATGAACGCGTGGAAGTCAAACTCGTCATACCGTAA
- a CDS encoding oxygen-binding di-iron domain-containing protein, with product MFDFAPPTINEIAPDVFRIGCYAAALDLQFNYFLVRDEAPLLFTTGYKASFPQLLKAVAEVIDPATLRYIAFSHFESDECGALNQWLEAAPEAEPVCSLVSAMVNINDFAIRPPRGMNDGDLLNTGKYQYRFCSTAQLPHGWDAGLLYEETQGTLFCSDLFHQGGNGVPLTESDLSEQVLAAMQQMQAGPLADYIPYTRQTDKILQKLAALKPKTLAIMHGSSFAGNGEQAFTNLSTAMKDVFG from the coding sequence ATGTTCGACTTCGCCCCACCCACGATCAACGAAATTGCGCCGGATGTGTTTCGGATTGGCTGTTATGCGGCGGCTTTGGATTTGCAGTTTAATTATTTTCTCGTGCGGGATGAGGCGCCGCTGTTGTTTACGACCGGGTATAAGGCCAGTTTTCCACAGCTGCTTAAGGCGGTCGCTGAGGTCATCGATCCGGCGACGCTGCGGTATATTGCCTTCAGTCATTTTGAGTCGGATGAATGCGGGGCGCTGAATCAGTGGCTGGAAGCGGCTCCCGAGGCGGAGCCGGTTTGCAGTCTGGTGTCGGCGATGGTGAATATCAATGACTTTGCCATCCGGCCGCCGCGGGGGATGAATGACGGCGACCTCTTGAATACGGGCAAATATCAATACCGCTTCTGCTCGACCGCGCAACTCCCTCACGGCTGGGACGCCGGGCTGCTCTATGAAGAGACACAGGGGACGCTGTTCTGCTCCGACCTGTTCCACCAGGGGGGCAACGGCGTGCCGCTCACCGAGAGCGACTTGTCTGAACAGGTGCTGGCGGCGATGCAGCAGATGCAGGCGGGACCGCTGGCCGACTATATTCCCTACACCAGACAGACGGACAAGATCCTGCAGAAACTGGCCGCGTTGAAACCCAAAACGCTGGCCATCATGCACGGCTCCAGCTTCGCCGGCAACGGCGAACAGGCCTTTACGAATCTGTCGACCGCGATGAAAGACGTGTTTGGGTGA
- a CDS encoding FAD-dependent oxidoreductase, which yields MPRTLILALVYVLLLISQPLTAAEPDHRADICIYGGTSGGVVAAVKAARLGKKAILIEPGQHLGGMSSGGLSYSDMGKAATVAGMAREFYQRIGKKYNKPLETQLEPHVAEQVFEEMIKEAGVTVIKGEPLQKVVKQGPTIVELITDKGTRIAADMFIDTTYEGDLLAAAGVSYSLTREANSQYNETLNGIQLYEIPKVKFGKVNKIGRRKDRRGLWDRAIPLDPYRIPGKPESGLLPLIEAGELGTIGAAAPGVQAYCFRLCVTDQPENRIPIAPPANYDPARYEIVARYIAACQKAGDDMDLRWFTKHDALPNGKFDFNTAYFGLNFVGGNKGYSEASHAERQKIVKEHENYARGLFHFLKTDARVPNKVRDQVSKYGLCKDEFTDNGGWPHQLYIRESRRMISDLVMTEHHCRHKEVATKSVGLASYGIDIHEIRRIAHNGVMVREGKLLGHTGTRGPYPIGFDAIVPKASECDNLLVTFAISASHVAFGSTRMEPVLMILSQSAATAASQAIDAGCKIQDVNYQRLRTKLLADGQLLDWPSPAERGQPTARTIVNADQLPGIVLDDTDAEFTGDWSESNGQPSPIGKSYSHDKNKDRGKKTARFTPIIKQSGDYEVRLLYTWHANRASNVPVTVQSADGKKTVTVNQRQPALVNQIPVSLGVFHFESGQPASVTISNRGADGYVVVDGLQLLPVKLAQEERAGKRKSGFPQLTMAAKPKFRQPGHEQARQIAFSPLAEKTVPRTPGESTRHSDEPVQLARATEPDAVNGKTFDVVVVGGTGGGIATAVRAAREGCSVLLVQHNGHIGGMMTNGLMQWDALYGGPRSPLFSELLENIENYYINTFGRDSRDHQTIRYTHEKYPIGWVEPHVAEREYNRLVSREKNITLLLHHYPSAVNREDSLIKSVTLTRYGTPETIHVNGTTFVDATYEGDLFALADVPYRVGREAREEFNEPHAGKVFVNIDGHRPESVIKEGLNIRVYGARQGSVDPISPFSADGAVQAYNYRFCVTSDPTNRLPIPQPASYDRADYLDFHRRYIPASRGPNHKSHVNSPIMPGQNHAYPEADWPTREKIIQQHLDFGLGLMWFLQHDESIPESKRREYLKWGLPKDEYADYGHVPYEMYVRETRRIVGRHVFNENDGMLTSDYRRTPIHPDSIAVTDWYMDSHSCTTDSRPGFKYDGKLILTEQSRPSQIPYRTLLPQGVDNLLVPVCLSATHIAWGAIRLEPVFLQTGEAAGYAAALARQQSTTPADLDADLLLKTLVRQRQLVSFFNDLKVNDSNPAIPAAQYFAAKGFFNDYNARLDEPLTKSVRTTWEAGLKQLEQGTLNPRQLAAEVQQAEIQKSPALKENRGEFLLRAWNRIQN from the coding sequence ATGCCTCGCACCCTCATTCTCGCCCTTGTTTATGTTCTGCTGTTGATCTCGCAACCTCTGACGGCAGCCGAACCAGACCACCGTGCTGACATCTGCATCTATGGAGGCACCTCGGGCGGAGTCGTCGCCGCAGTCAAAGCGGCCCGGCTTGGAAAAAAAGCCATTCTCATCGAACCCGGCCAACATCTGGGCGGCATGAGTTCGGGCGGTCTCAGCTATTCCGATATGGGCAAAGCGGCTACCGTCGCCGGCATGGCTCGGGAGTTCTATCAACGAATCGGCAAAAAATACAACAAGCCGCTGGAGACACAACTCGAACCGCACGTCGCCGAACAGGTCTTCGAAGAAATGATCAAAGAAGCGGGCGTCACCGTGATCAAGGGAGAACCGCTGCAGAAGGTGGTCAAACAGGGCCCCACCATCGTCGAACTGATCACCGACAAGGGAACCCGCATCGCCGCCGATATGTTTATCGACACCACCTACGAAGGCGATCTGCTGGCCGCCGCCGGCGTCTCCTATTCGCTGACCCGCGAGGCCAATTCCCAATACAACGAAACGCTCAACGGCATTCAGCTCTATGAAATCCCGAAAGTGAAGTTCGGAAAGGTCAACAAAATCGGCCGCCGCAAAGACCGTCGCGGCTTGTGGGACCGCGCCATTCCCCTCGACCCCTATCGCATTCCCGGCAAACCCGAAAGCGGTCTGCTCCCGCTGATCGAAGCAGGGGAGTTGGGCACCATCGGCGCAGCCGCTCCCGGCGTGCAGGCCTATTGTTTCCGCTTGTGTGTGACCGATCAACCTGAAAACCGGATACCCATCGCACCGCCCGCCAACTACGACCCGGCCCGTTATGAAATCGTCGCCCGCTACATCGCCGCCTGCCAGAAAGCGGGAGACGACATGGACCTCCGCTGGTTCACCAAGCACGATGCCCTCCCCAACGGCAAATTCGATTTCAACACCGCCTACTTCGGACTCAACTTTGTCGGCGGCAACAAAGGCTACAGCGAAGCCAGCCACGCCGAGCGACAGAAGATTGTCAAAGAACACGAAAACTATGCCCGCGGCCTGTTTCATTTCCTCAAGACCGATGCACGCGTTCCGAACAAAGTTCGCGACCAAGTCAGCAAATACGGCCTCTGCAAAGACGAATTCACCGATAACGGCGGCTGGCCGCACCAGCTTTATATTCGCGAATCGCGGCGGATGATCTCCGACCTCGTGATGACCGAACATCACTGTCGGCACAAAGAGGTCGCCACCAAATCGGTGGGCCTCGCCTCTTACGGCATTGACATTCACGAAATCCGCCGCATCGCCCATAACGGGGTGATGGTCCGCGAAGGCAAACTGCTCGGTCATACCGGCACCCGCGGCCCGTATCCAATCGGCTTTGACGCGATTGTTCCTAAAGCCTCCGAGTGCGATAACCTGCTGGTCACCTTCGCGATTTCTGCCAGTCACGTTGCGTTCGGCTCCACTCGTATGGAACCGGTGCTGATGATTCTCAGCCAATCCGCCGCGACCGCCGCCAGTCAGGCCATTGACGCCGGCTGCAAAATTCAGGACGTCAACTACCAGCGACTCCGCACCAAACTGCTCGCCGACGGTCAACTGCTCGACTGGCCGTCCCCCGCAGAACGAGGTCAGCCCACCGCGCGCACGATTGTCAACGCCGATCAATTGCCGGGAATTGTTCTCGACGATACAGACGCCGAATTCACAGGCGACTGGAGCGAAAGCAACGGCCAGCCTTCGCCGATCGGCAAGAGTTATTCGCACGACAAAAACAAAGACCGCGGCAAGAAAACCGCCCGCTTCACGCCCATCATCAAGCAGTCCGGCGACTACGAAGTCCGTCTGCTTTATACCTGGCATGCAAATCGCGCCAGCAATGTCCCCGTTACCGTTCAAAGTGCCGACGGCAAGAAAACCGTGACCGTCAACCAGCGTCAGCCGGCACTGGTGAATCAGATCCCGGTCTCGCTGGGCGTGTTTCACTTTGAGTCCGGCCAGCCGGCGTCCGTCACGATTTCGAACCGGGGAGCCGACGGCTATGTCGTCGTCGATGGTCTGCAACTGCTGCCGGTCAAACTGGCACAGGAAGAACGCGCGGGCAAACGAAAATCCGGATTTCCTCAACTCACAATGGCAGCCAAACCGAAATTTCGTCAGCCGGGCCACGAACAGGCACGCCAGATCGCCTTTTCGCCACTGGCTGAGAAAACGGTTCCCCGCACACCCGGCGAATCGACGCGGCATTCCGACGAACCGGTGCAGCTCGCTCGCGCTACTGAGCCCGATGCGGTCAATGGAAAAACGTTTGACGTCGTCGTGGTCGGCGGAACCGGCGGCGGGATCGCGACCGCTGTCCGTGCGGCCCGGGAAGGGTGCTCGGTTCTGTTGGTGCAACACAACGGCCACATCGGCGGCATGATGACCAACGGCCTGATGCAGTGGGACGCTCTTTACGGCGGTCCCCGTTCGCCCCTCTTCAGCGAGCTCCTGGAAAATATCGAAAACTATTACATCAACACGTTCGGCCGTGACTCGCGCGACCATCAGACCATTCGCTATACCCACGAAAAATATCCCATCGGCTGGGTCGAACCGCATGTCGCCGAGCGAGAATACAACCGCCTGGTCTCCCGCGAAAAGAATATCACGCTGCTCCTGCACCATTACCCGAGTGCCGTCAATCGCGAAGATTCGTTGATCAAGAGTGTCACGCTCACCCGTTATGGCACGCCCGAAACCATCCACGTGAACGGCACCACGTTTGTTGATGCGACCTATGAAGGCGATCTGTTCGCACTGGCCGATGTCCCGTATCGCGTCGGTCGCGAAGCCCGCGAGGAATTTAATGAACCCCACGCTGGCAAAGTCTTCGTCAACATCGACGGACATCGTCCCGAAAGCGTCATCAAAGAGGGGCTCAACATTCGCGTCTACGGAGCAAGGCAGGGGAGCGTCGATCCGATCAGCCCCTTCAGCGCCGACGGCGCCGTCCAGGCTTATAACTATCGGTTCTGTGTCACCTCCGATCCAACGAACCGGCTGCCGATTCCGCAACCGGCCAGCTACGATCGCGCGGATTATCTCGACTTTCATCGCCGCTACATTCCGGCGAGCCGGGGCCCGAATCACAAATCGCACGTCAACAGCCCGATCATGCCGGGTCAGAACCACGCCTACCCCGAAGCCGACTGGCCCACGCGCGAGAAGATCATTCAACAGCACCTCGACTTCGGCCTGGGTCTGATGTGGTTTCTGCAGCACGATGAATCGATTCCTGAATCCAAACGCAGGGAGTACCTCAAATGGGGACTGCCGAAAGATGAATACGCAGACTATGGTCACGTTCCCTATGAAATGTACGTTCGCGAAACCCGACGGATTGTGGGTCGGCACGTCTTCAATGAAAACGACGGCATGCTCACCAGCGACTACCGCCGCACGCCGATTCACCCCGACAGCATCGCCGTGACCGACTGGTATATGGACTCGCATTCCTGCACGACCGACAGCCGGCCCGGCTTCAAGTATGACGGCAAACTGATTCTGACCGAACAATCCCGCCCGTCGCAGATTCCCTACCGGACGCTGCTGCCGCAAGGCGTGGATAACCTGCTCGTTCCCGTCTGTCTTTCTGCCACGCACATCGCCTGGGGCGCGATCCGACTCGAACCGGTCTTCCTGCAAACGGGCGAAGCCGCCGGATACGCCGCTGCGTTGGCCAGACAACAGTCGACGACTCCCGCCGACCTCGATGCCGATCTGCTGTTGAAAACACTGGTCCGACAACGCCAACTGGTCAGCTTCTTCAACGACCTGAAAGTCAATGACTCGAACCCGGCAATCCCAGCCGCCCAGTATTTCGCTGCCAAAGGTTTCTTCAACGACTATAACGCCCGCCTGGATGAACCGCTGACCAAATCGGTCCGCACCACCTGGGAAGCAGGCTTGAAACAACTGGAGCAGGGGACGCTGAATCCGCGCCAACTCGCGGCCGAAGTTCAGCAAGCCGAGATACAGAAATCGCCGGCACTCAAAGAAAACCGCGGCGAGTTTCTCCTGCGGGCGTGGAACCGAATTCAAAATTAA
- a CDS encoding alpha/beta hydrolase: protein MTQIPTVRLGLRILVLCTMVMLSCHGSNAADKPQPDAQLQKLLKRFPAADKNKDGILTRAEAREYRDKIRGAQAKAVKPTYADVKYGDHPRNVLDFYQAKSDKPTPLVIYIHGGGFVGGSKRIHPRQLQLFLDAGMSVAAIHYRFIDGKNVLLPEPQRDGARAVQFLRSKAREWNIDPKRVACYGGSAGAGISMWIGFHDDLADPNSDDPVKRQSTRIQAIGTMGGQSTYDPIKIKALVGGRAWEHPSIFKAYGVTTAKEALHPTPEQQKRYDESSAIMHLTKDDPPLYMIYSEADGPLPENARPGQGIHHPNFGRDLVKNMNALQIENVFIYTPKAKGRDPQREMLEFFQKQFAKVD from the coding sequence ATGACACAAATTCCCACAGTTCGACTTGGTTTACGAATTCTCGTTTTATGCACGATGGTGATGCTGTCTTGTCATGGGAGTAACGCCGCAGACAAACCGCAGCCCGATGCACAGCTGCAGAAATTATTAAAGCGATTTCCCGCTGCCGACAAAAACAAAGACGGCATCCTGACCCGCGCGGAAGCAAGAGAATACCGCGACAAGATCAGAGGAGCCCAGGCCAAAGCCGTCAAGCCGACCTACGCGGATGTGAAGTACGGCGATCACCCGCGCAATGTTCTGGATTTCTATCAGGCCAAATCAGACAAACCGACGCCATTGGTCATCTACATTCACGGCGGCGGCTTTGTGGGCGGCAGCAAGCGGATTCACCCCCGACAGCTCCAGCTTTTTCTCGATGCCGGCATGAGCGTCGCCGCGATTCACTATCGCTTTATTGATGGGAAAAACGTTCTGCTTCCTGAACCGCAACGCGACGGCGCGCGGGCCGTGCAGTTTCTCCGCAGCAAAGCCCGGGAATGGAACATCGATCCAAAACGAGTCGCCTGCTACGGTGGTTCGGCCGGTGCCGGGATTTCGATGTGGATCGGGTTCCACGATGACCTGGCTGATCCCAACAGCGACGACCCGGTCAAACGCCAGTCGACCCGCATTCAGGCCATCGGCACCATGGGCGGTCAAAGCACCTACGACCCGATCAAGATCAAAGCACTGGTCGGCGGCCGCGCCTGGGAGCATCCTTCCATCTTCAAAGCCTATGGTGTCACGACCGCAAAAGAGGCATTACACCCCACGCCGGAACAGCAGAAACGGTATGATGAGTCGTCCGCAATCATGCACCTGACCAAAGACGATCCGCCGCTCTACATGATCTACAGCGAAGCCGATGGTCCTCTGCCCGAAAACGCACGTCCCGGCCAGGGCATCCATCACCCCAACTTCGGCCGCGATCTGGTCAAGAATATGAACGCGCTCCAGATCGAAAACGTCTTCATCTACACCCCCAAAGCCAAAGGCCGCGACCCACAACGCGAAATGCTCGAGTTCTTCCAGAAGCAGTTTGCTAAGGTGGATTAA
- a CDS encoding sialidase family protein, producing MRRIPLRAAKILSLFFLSLLSSVDVTQAADLQKTTLFSARDGKYHHYRIPGIIASKQGTLLAYCEARITSGDWANIDILMRRSTDGGKTWLPVQMIHDAKEETVNNVVAFSDEQTGQVHLLYCENYGRCFYTSSNDDGKTFGPRVEITSVFEQFRKEYDWNVIATGPGHGIQLQNGRLLVPVWLSTGGKKHRPSCVATIFSDDHGKTWQRGDIIVKQGDEVAGETIVNPSETVAVQLFNNKVLVNIRTESKPHRRLIAVSKNGATGWTDKHFDDQLKEPVCMASILRVPASNSQPKNAIVFANPDNLEGSSKRRGPNRDRKNLTLQVSFDDCQTWISKQVLEPGISGYSDLASLPDGSIFCFYEDGGLKNNGYDTTALTVARFPLKWIIQD from the coding sequence ATGAGACGAATTCCCCTGCGCGCGGCGAAAATACTCTCTCTGTTTTTCCTCTCGCTCCTGAGTTCGGTCGACGTCACTCAGGCCGCCGACCTCCAGAAAACCACGCTCTTTTCCGCGCGGGACGGCAAATACCATCACTACCGCATCCCCGGCATCATCGCTTCGAAACAGGGTACACTGCTCGCGTACTGTGAAGCCCGGATCACATCCGGCGACTGGGCAAACATCGATATTCTGATGCGCCGCAGCACCGATGGCGGCAAGACCTGGCTCCCCGTGCAAATGATTCATGACGCCAAAGAAGAAACCGTCAATAACGTCGTCGCCTTCTCCGACGAACAGACAGGGCAGGTGCATCTCTTGTACTGTGAAAACTACGGCCGTTGCTTTTACACCAGCAGCAACGACGACGGCAAAACCTTCGGCCCCCGCGTTGAAATCACCAGCGTCTTCGAGCAGTTCCGCAAAGAATACGACTGGAACGTCATCGCCACCGGCCCCGGACACGGCATTCAATTGCAGAACGGCAGACTGCTCGTCCCCGTCTGGCTCTCCACTGGCGGCAAGAAACATCGCCCCTCCTGCGTCGCAACCATCTTCAGTGACGATCACGGTAAAACCTGGCAACGCGGCGACATCATCGTCAAACAGGGAGACGAAGTCGCTGGCGAAACCATCGTCAATCCCAGCGAAACCGTCGCCGTCCAACTCTTCAATAACAAAGTCCTCGTGAATATCCGCACGGAATCCAAGCCCCACCGCCGCCTGATCGCCGTCAGCAAGAACGGCGCGACCGGCTGGACCGACAAACATTTCGACGATCAACTGAAAGAACCGGTCTGCATGGCCAGCATTCTCCGTGTCCCCGCCAGCAATTCGCAGCCGAAAAACGCCATCGTCTTCGCCAACCCGGATAACCTGGAAGGTTCCAGCAAACGCCGCGGCCCAAACCGCGACCGCAAAAACCTGACGCTGCAGGTCAGCTTCGATGACTGTCAGACCTGGATCAGTAAACAAGTTCTCGAACCGGGCATCAGCGGCTACAGCGATCTCGCATCGCTGCCCGACGGCTCCATCTTCTGTTTCTACGAAGATGGCGGCTTGAAAAACAACGGCTACGACACAACGGCCTTGACAGTCGCCCGATTTCCATTGAAATGGATTATACAGGACTGA